The DNA region GATACCCGAACACCCACTCGGTCTGGTAGGCCCCCCCAAGGATGAACGCCATGTCCATTGCAATCAGAGAAACCATTGGGGGCAGTCCATTCGGGAAGATGTGTCTCCTGAGGATTTGCCTCTCGCTCAGTCCCTTCGCTCGAGCTGTCAGCACGAAGTCCTCGGTCATCACGTCAATCAGGGAACTCCGCATGACGAGCGAAATCCCGGCGATGCTTCCCACGGTCAGGGTGAGGGCTGGCAGAATCAGGTGTTGGAGCGTTGACGAAATGTGCGCCAAGTCCCATGCCCAATTCCCGAGGGAGTCATCGTAATACCCGGTCCCGGGGAGAGTGGGCCACCAGCTAAACGGTCTGAAGAAGGGCGAGAACGTCAGCTTGAGCATGATGCCCATCCAGAAGGTCGGCATGCCGTAGAGAAAGATAGTGAGACCAGTGGACACCAAATCGAACGGCTTCCCCCGTCTCCACGCCGCGTAGGACCCAACGACCATTCCCACGAGGATTGTCAGGACCGTCGAAGTGCCTACAAGGAGGAGGGTCCAGCCGAGGTCCTGAGCGAGGATGTTGATCACGGGCGTCTTCCACCAGTACGAGATGCCCCAGTCTCCGGTGACCAGTTTCTGAAGATAGATGACGAACTGGTCCCAGGGCGGCTTGTCAAGACCAAAGATCTCTCGGTTGAGGGCCGCCACACCGGCGTATTTCGGGTCGTGGGGGGTCAGCGTAAGCCCCGGGTTCCCCGGCATGAGCCGAATCAGGACGTAGTTGAGGACGATGATCCCGAAGATCGTGATGACCGCGTTGACTAGCCGACGGGCTACGATGCGTCTGAGCTTCGCCATTCAGGGTCTCCTCTTGTCGAAGGGCACCCCTGCGTCCTCCCAAGGGGCGATCAAGGCGACGGAGGCTTGGCGGGCGGTGTCATTGCCTCCGCCTCCTCTTCCTCTCTCTCCTCTTTCCGCCGCGTTTTCCGACGCCTCACGTAGACCACAGCAGCGACCAAGGCAATGAGGACCACCACCGCCACCGGCACCCCAATGTCGAGCCACGGGTTCGTCTGGGCCCCGGGACCCGTGGAGGGGCCCGTCGGATTGTTGATCGACACGGTGAGATTCCTCCATTGCGTGTGGTTCCCCGGGCCAGTCTTTCCATCGGTGGCAACGGCGGAAACGGTATACGTGCGGGGCTGCGCGTACGCGTGGTTAGCCGTGACCACTGCTCCATTCACGGAATCGTCCACCCGGGTAGCGACCCCCGCGCTCTGATCGCCGAAGGTCCAGTTGACCCAGACCGGCTCGTTCACAAGGGCCTCCACGGTTAGGTTGAACGGGATGGTCGCGTTGGGTACTTCGTACGTGTGGTGACTGAGCTGCGCCTGAACCGCGCCAATGTTCGGAGGCGGGTTGCCGGTCCCCGAAGCGTAGATTGTGGCGGTCTCGGTCGTGCACACCGGCCATTCGCCGTCCGAGACTCGGATCTTGACCGTGTACTCCCCAGCTTGGGCGAAGACGTGCGACGCTCCCGCGATGTTGGTCGTCTGGGTCGCGCTTCCATCCCCAAAGTCCCACGTGTAGGTCAACGGATCCCCCTCCGCATCGGCGGTCGAGACGGAGAGGTGCGTGGAGCTCCCCGCGAGGCCATATGCGCTGGCGGTTGCGGCAACGGTCGGAGGCATGTTGTCCGTCGGCGCGAGGTCGTACCAAGCTGCGTGCGGCGGCGATTCGTCCGGGACCAGTCCCGGTGTCTGGGTCCAATTGCCGAAGTTGGTCCATGCGTACCCCCGGCCGTACGATTGCGTGGTCGCTGCGTACAAGTCGTAGCGGTAGTACGGCAGGATGTAGGATGCGTACTGGTAGATCATCAGCTGCAGCTGGTCCACAATCTGTCGTCGAGCCACGGGATCGGTGACCTTGAGGGACTGTTGCCACAACGCGTCGTACGTTGCGTTGCTGTAGAAGTTGTCGCTCGTGGGACCAACAGCCTTGCTCGTCTCCACTTCGAGGACGTCAAGTGAAGGGTCCGAGTTCGGAGCGAATACCCAGTCCCACATCCACATGTCGTAATCCGCGGCAAACCAGTAGTTCCCCATCTCGTTGATGGAGTAGAGGCCATACCCCGGGCTTGTTCTGCCCTGGGCATCCGTGGTCTGGATGCCGGTCTGCGCGAGCCAGTGCTCAATGTCTGTCGCTGCGATTTGCCACTGAATGTCGGAATTCAGGGTGTAAAATCGGAAGACGAGACCGTTGATGGGCTTGCCCGTGTTGTCCACCTGATAGAGGGGAGTGGCTCCTGGATTTAGCTTCCCGGTAGAATCGTACTTCCACCCCTGCGAGTTGAGGAGCTGCCGAGCGGCAGTTGGGTCGAAGTGATACTGAAGATTCGACGGTACCGAGTAGTGCCAAGGATTGACGGATGGTATCAGGGTGTCCGCCACCTCGCCTAGCCCCTGCAAGGAATCCTTCACGAGGGCTGACTTGTTGATGCTCATCGCAATCGCTTGACGGACCGTCAGGTTCGTTGCCAGGATTTGGCTGTTCCTACCTGTGAAAAAGTTCCCCTGTGTATTCCAGTACGCGCGCTGCGCGTCCGTCATCGAGTTGATTGAGATCTCCCCTACGAACCCGTAATTCACGGCCCACTTTGGCTCGTACGTGCCGAGCGCCTTGCGATAGCTGCTTTGGTCCATTCCGGTGATCATGTCGAGGTTGTTCGTTCCGCTGATGAAGTCGGAGACCATGCTCCCCGAATTGGGATAGCCGATGAACCGGACCTCGTCGGGTCGTGCAATCTCGCAATAGTACGTCTCTCCGTAGTAGTTCGGGTTCCTGCGGAGCACGAGGGTCGTCGAGGTCGTGTTCGCCGCATCGTAGTACATCACGCCAGATCCAATCGGCGGACTGTTCTTGAAGGCGAAGATGGCGGGCACACCGGAGGGCAGTTTGCCCTGCGCCGCGATAAGGGCCCAGATGTACTTCGGCAGTATGGGCACGGTCGTTACAATCGATGCCATCACGGCAAGGGGTTCGCTCAGCACGAGCTGGACGGTGTAGTCATCCACAACACGAGCCGTGGTCACGTTCGCCACATAGGTGTCGAAGTCGTTACCTGGGAATGCCTTGAGCATGTCAAACGTGAAGTTCACGTCCGCCGCCGTCACCGGATGGCTCCGGTCGGAAGGGTTCGACGGGTCCGTGAAGTACGCTCCGTGGACAAGGTGGAACGTCCATGTCACCCCGTCCGGGGCCACGGTCCAGTTGTAGGCCAAGTCCCCGACGAGATTGAACGACTTGTCGTAGGTCAGCAATTCGCTGTACACGTTGTAGACGACGATGTACTCGTCGACAAGGGTGATGATCAACGGATTCGTCGTCGTAATCTGGAGTCCCGCGCCGCCTACTCCGATTCGAAGCGAGCGGAAGGGGTGCGAGGCGGCGCGCGCAGTGTTCGCCGTAAGGATCATGGCCATCGTGGACAGCACCAGGACCGCGACGAGAATGATCGCAGCCGCCACGCGTCCTGTCGCCCGCCCCCGACCTACTGTGCAGTGCCCGAACATGTCAACGCGCCTCCTCCCCCGTGGACTCCCCCGCATATCGACGGCCTTTCGGGACAGCTCCCGGAGGAATCTGACGGCTGTTGAGGATTTGGTGTACTATATTTAAAGGGTCCCTACTTACGCGCGCCGGAGCCTAGGCGAAGCGCTCTTGATCCACAGGATTCGTCGCCTGGCTTCGAGCCTACGTCTGAACCTCCGTCCTCGGTCAAGCATCTCTAGTACTACGCGTACGTGGACTGGCTCTGCTCGTGCATGAACTGGGGTAGGTAGAAGTACCCGCCTGCCGCCTTCCCCGAGATCCCGGACATCTTCCAGCCGCCGAAGGGTTGCACCCCGACGACGGCGCCGGTCGTCGAGCCGGCCGTCCGGTTCGCGTACATGACGCCCGCCTCGCACTCGTGGAAGAACCGGTCCACGTCCGCGGGATTCTTCGAGAAGATTCCCGCGGTGAGCCCGTAGTCCGTGGAGTTCGCGACCTCGAGCGCATCATCGAGGCCGTCCACCTCGATGATCGACAGGATGGGCACGAACAGCTCTTCTTTGTTCACGCGATGCTTCCGCGGCAGGCCATCCACGATCGTGGGTTGGACGAACAGCCCGTCCCCCTTCAGGACCCCGCCGCCCGTGAGGATCTTGCCCTTCCCCTTCTTCACGTCCGCGATCGCCCTCTGGTACGTCTTGACCGCGGCCTCGTTGATCACCGGACCCAAGTACACGTCCCGCTCCGTGGGGTCGCCCATCTTGATCTTCTTCGTCTCGGCGACCAGCATGTCCACGAACGCCGGCTTCACGCGCTTGTCGACCAGAACGCGGGAGCATGCGGAGCATTTCTGGCCGCCAAACCCGAACGCGCCGCGCATCGTGCCCAGCGCCGCCTTCTCCAGGTCGGCCGTCTCCATCACGAGGGTCGGGTTCTTTCCGCCCAACTCCGTGATGATGGGCTTCGGGAACGTCTCGCTGAACTTGCGGTACGCGCCGAGGCCGACGTCCCGCGATCCCGTGAACACGAACCCCGCGACCTCAGGATTGTCCACGAGTTCTTGACCCACCGTGGCACCCGGCCCCGTCAGGTAGTTGAACACGCCCTTCGGCATCCCCGCCTCTCGGAAGATCCGGCACAGCTCCCAACCCATGTAGGGCGTGTCGCTCGCGGGCTTGAACACGACCGTGTTGCCCGTGATCATCGCTCCCGCAGACATGCCTCCGGCGATCGCGAAGGGGAAGTTGAACGGGGCGACGACCGCCCAGACGCCGTAGGGCTTCAGGACGTCCCGGGTCTTCTCCCCGGGGACGTACTGGCCCATAGCGAAGTCGTACCCGTGGTTCCGCTCCATCTCCTCCGCGTACCAGCGCATGAGGTCCGCCGTCTCGTCCACGTCGGCCATGGCCTCGTACCGGTTCTTCCCGTTCTCGAAGGACATGAGCGCGGCGTAGGTGAACT from Thermoplasmata archaeon includes:
- a CDS encoding ABC transporter permease, whose product is MAKLRRIVARRLVNAVITIFGIIVLNYVLIRLMPGNPGLTLTPHDPKYAGVAALNREIFGLDKPPWDQFVIYLQKLVTGDWGISYWWKTPVINILAQDLGWTLLLVGTSTVLTILVGMVVGSYAAWRRGKPFDLVSTGLTIFLYGMPTFWMGIMLKLTFSPFFRPFSWWPTLPGTGYYDDSLGNWAWDLAHISSTLQHLILPALTLTVGSIAGISLVMRSSLIDVMTEDFVLTARAKGLSERQILRRHIFPNGLPPMVSLIAMDMAFILGGAYQTEWVFGYRGIGWETINAIDKLDYPLLQFIVVVGGVAIVIANLVSDFILLWLDPRIKIA
- a CDS encoding ABC transporter substrate-binding protein, with translation MAAAIILVAVLVLSTMAMILTANTARAASHPFRSLRIGVGGAGLQITTTNPLIITLVDEYIVVYNVYSELLTYDKSFNLVGDLAYNWTVAPDGVTWTFHLVHGAYFTDPSNPSDRSHPVTAADVNFTFDMLKAFPGNDFDTYVANVTTARVVDDYTVQLVLSEPLAVMASIVTTVPILPKYIWALIAAQGKLPSGVPAIFAFKNSPPIGSGVMYYDAANTTSTTLVLRRNPNYYGETYYCEIARPDEVRFIGYPNSGSMVSDFISGTNNLDMITGMDQSSYRKALGTYEPKWAVNYGFVGEISINSMTDAQRAYWNTQGNFFTGRNSQILATNLTVRQAIAMSINKSALVKDSLQGLGEVADTLIPSVNPWHYSVPSNLQYHFDPTAARQLLNSQGWKYDSTGKLNPGATPLYQVDNTGKPINGLVFRFYTLNSDIQWQIAATDIEHWLAQTGIQTTDAQGRTSPGYGLYSINEMGNYWFAADYDMWMWDWVFAPNSDPSLDVLEVETSKAVGPTSDNFYSNATYDALWQQSLKVTDPVARRQIVDQLQLMIYQYASYILPYYRYDLYAATTQSYGRGYAWTNFGNWTQTPGLVPDESPPHAAWYDLAPTDNMPPTVAATASAYGLAGSSTHLSVSTADAEGDPLTYTWDFGDGSATQTTNIAGASHVFAQAGEYTVKIRVSDGEWPVCTTETATIYASGTGNPPPNIGAVQAQLSHHTYEVPNATIPFNLTVEALVNEPVWVNWTFGDQSAGVATRVDDSVNGAVVTANHAYAQPRTYTVSAVATDGKTGPGNHTQWRNLTVSINNPTGPSTGPGAQTNPWLDIGVPVAVVVLIALVAAVVYVRRRKTRRKEEREEEEAEAMTPPAKPPSP
- a CDS encoding aldehyde dehydrogenase family protein; translation: MVFRNERTWQNAVEAGKTDEFHAAYEAAVAEVQKAFGQKHPLFIGGEEVWTPQNFSDTSPANRKLVLGTFSKGDKQHAKRAIAAAQGAFPMWSSTPWEERVRIVRRAADLVSAKKFTYAALMSFENGKNRYEAMADVDETADLMRWYAEEMERNHGYDFAMGQYVPGEKTRDVLKPYGVWAVVAPFNFPFAIAGGMSAGAMITGNTVVFKPASDTPYMGWELCRIFREAGMPKGVFNYLTGPGATVGQELVDNPEVAGFVFTGSRDVGLGAYRKFSETFPKPIITELGGKNPTLVMETADLEKAALGTMRGAFGFGGQKCSACSRVLVDKRVKPAFVDMLVAETKKIKMGDPTERDVYLGPVINEAAVKTYQRAIADVKKGKGKILTGGGVLKGDGLFVQPTIVDGLPRKHRVNKEELFVPILSIIEVDGLDDALEVANSTDYGLTAGIFSKNPADVDRFFHECEAGVMYANRTAGSTTGAVVGVQPFGGWKMSGISGKAAGGYFYLPQFMHEQSQSTYA